The genome window TCGATTCAACATtcgttaaatatttatatattcaaTAGAAGCTCGAAACTTTAAAtgtgaaaattcgaaatctTTGGTTTGTTTGGTTCAAGAGCATCGCGAAGTCGTGGAAATCGAATGATTTCTCATCTTCGTTTGTGTGTTGTTTTCGTGTACTAAAATTCGTACGTATCCTACGTTTTTCTACCATGGGCAATAACAGTTATAATCGCAAAGGTGTACAACTGAGTAATCAAcgattttctctttctatttATGTATAGGCCAACAAAGTAGGACAATCGTAGCATTTAAATGGCCAATGATCGATTTTCGATTTGCAAATAAACCCACACAAAGAGGTTTGAGCCAATTGACGTGGAAATTTCATCCCCGAACCCTCACGGTGCCCACCAGAATTTTCAACAAACCACGAACCCAGAAAAATCCCAAAAGAGACAACTAAATGTAAGGGAAATaatgtttgaatttttaacgcaATTTCGGTAACTCGGACCCACTGAAATTTCACTCCAAGTCGCTCAAACCTTCGTGTGTGTTTGAAATTCGTTAAGTAATTGGAAAGAATTGTTTGAATATCgaaacgataatttatttaagTTTTTTAGGCATTCTCGTACGCCTCTTACCAAGCTCCTTGACAGCGATCGGCTGATAATTCTCCGGATGATGCGAGGATTGTATTAATCGCGCCTGACTACCTGTACTTCCCGCCGAAATCGTCGAGGTCGTGCTTAACGTCAGATGATTCGGCGTCCGCCCCAAACTCGTTTTCTTCTCCCCTAAAAAAGCCTGCGAGTCCTCCTCACCCTCGGACTTGGTACCCGAATCCATTTCGACTTTCACTTCTCCTGAACACAACGATCGATCTGTACTATATATTACATCCAATAATTACTAACTATTACACTCGAGCTGTCTGCTCGAGCTAATTGGTGCAATAACTTCCAGGCATTTCGAGACCATCTCGACCTTCGAATGCTccatttttctgcttttttttttatcttgctCGAACTTCTCATATTGATTGAGGCTTCGAAGAAGTGCTCGGACGATAAAATTGATGGTGTTTCAGGAAAAAAGTggggcaaaaaaatttctgaatgtttGGAAGTCCTTGAAAAACCGAAGATCGAAGTACATTCGAACGATTGAAATTTGTCTGTGCTCGAAATTATTGTGTAAAACCGTTTTCTCGAATTCCCTATTAGCGAGGCGAGACGAAACTTCATCGTTGTTTTGACTCGTGCTCAAATTCTATTCGATCAATtatttgagatatttattggaGCTTTACGGAATTTTACTTGGCCCCTCTTTGGGAGCCTCTCTAATTAGggaaatcatttgaaaatggtTTGTAACGAAGCTTTTTTTCAGAAAGTATTTGACGAAAAACTTGCATTGGGAAAAAAGCATTTGATGGGAATTCaaagaaacggaaaattcgtacgaaaacgccaaaatgaaaattttattcttatgCGTTGCAGGGATCTCCAGTCaatgatgagaaaaatgtgTTTGCTAACCTGAGGTATCACTGATGGTTTTGCTTCTCGAGCGAAAGGTCGGTTGGTGTTGTTGACTCGGCTGTGGTTCTTCGGTTTCCTTGTCCTCGGAGCTTTCGTGATCGATCGACGGTTTCGAATGGCTGTACTTTCTTTTGGTATTGAGCATGTTAGACAACAATTGTTGTTTACCCGCTTTTTTCGAAACAGCGCCAGTCTGCGATTGGCCGTTTCCGTTTTGTCCCTGACTAGGGCAGATGGGTGGTTTgtccattttttcaacgtgCCCCGTCGATATCCGTGACAAAGTCATCGGTGGTTGGCTGATGTTCGGCTTGGTCGATGGTATGCTCATGTTTCTCACGGATTCTCGTATTATTTGGCGTATTGTTTTCAAAAATGCGTTCCTGAACTCGGTCGTGCTGGggacgaagataaaaaaaatacgaattgcAAGAATGAGACGCCAAAAAACCtctcgaaaatgttttttatggaattgaGCTTCGAACAGCGATAataaaatcgcatttcaatttCACAGCTCGTTGTACCTGTTCGAGAGAACGTAAACCTTCTCCGAGCGTCTCTGCAACTGACTTCGTAGATGAATCAATTCCCAAAGGAAGTGCGAGTCCATGTCCTTGGCGCAGCTCGCACGAACCTGGACCTCGGTCACAGGGATGAGCACTTGATAGCGAATGATTTCGACCTCGCTGGAATTCGTTTTTGTCGAAACGCCCTGGAAGTTTgtaacatcgaaaaatcagcGGTCGACCGGTCGAGcgaattattgaaacttctgaATTTTCGAGCAATAAATATTCCTCCTTTCTTTCATAATCACCATAAGTTTCTTCTTCTGCCTCAGTCTCTCCTTGCACAGGAAAACAACAGCTGATTTGAAAACGAAGCACATCGCATGAAGCTCCAGACCCTTTTTGATTTTGCCAAGAAAGTCGGAGATGTTCAACCACTCGACTCCACCGTAGTACAACAAATCACCGGGACTCAGATCGATTGGCTGAAAGCACCGTATTgtcatgaaaaatcgaatcgtAGCTGCGTTTCTCTCACAATTATGCAATCGAAATTATTCGAAACCTCACAAGAAACGCTGAATTTGCTGAATTTACCTGTTTGCACGATTTCTGATGCTGCCTGAACAAATGATCGAAAATAGCCCCGTACTCTTCGTGAATTCTTTGCATCTCGTTGATGTGTTCAGCCACTTTTTCCATGCCCTTGAGTGCCTCTGTAAAATAAAGTTCATCCTCATGAGAGTGTGATGCTTAAAAAATCGCAAGAATTTCAAGAAACCGTTGCCACCAATTGTTGGGGGATTTCTCACCAATCAAGTGCTGGTGTTCTTCGCTGCGTTCGTccgttaaatttttcaattgttgcAATAATAAAGGATATTTTAATATCCTTTGAATTGGTTTTATCAGATAAGACTCGAGGGTCGATGAATGTTGCTGTCGAGGATTTCTCGCTTGTAGGAATTCTTGTAAGGCTTGATTTCCTTCGTCTGCAAAGTCAAATGATTTCTCGTTTGACACTCGTCAGTAAAGATCTCGAGTCGTTTCGTTTTTTAGCCTACTTACTCGGGTGTAAAACTTTTTGGGCCTTCGAGTGACTGGCACAGAACGAGCTGTACAGCTTGAAGTGATTCACGTAATGTAAAAAGGCACTTCCAATGGCGAACAGAACATTCTGtacaaagtgaaaaaaaaaaatggtcatcCGGCGAGAGTCAGAAACGTCATTATTTGTTTGCTATTTTACCTGAAATTGGCTGGGGACGTCGTACTCCTCGAAATCTACCGCAGCCTCCATAATGTTATCGAGACTATGCAGAAATTGTCGTTGAAACGTTATGATTTCTTGGATATTACCAAAGAGTGCGTTTATTTCAGCGTTCGAGAGAAAAGTCTCGCGTTTCAGGGGCTCCAAATAATTCTCCAGCAAGTTATTTAAATTctgcaaataattttttttttttttttttcattaataccTAATTTATAATCAATgcgaaagggaaaaaaaatcatttgagccAGCAGTGCAGTGGGGGTTGAAAACGATCCTAAATTCCCCTTAAATTGGGCTCGTTTTCGACTCCCCTGTCAAGAACAaagttcgattgaattttgagCTTTGTCGTACCTTTACGTAAGTTCGTTCAGTCTCGATCAATTCGGAAATGACTTTCTTGAGCTTTTCAGCATCACTCAATTGTCGACTCGGAGTTAGTACTTGGGAGTGCGAACTGACGACGCTTCCGGTAGGGCTGGATTTTCTCGTCTCACCGGGTGAGCGGCAAATGCCGGTAACTTGTTCTGCcgttttcaacaaattttcaatctcGAAGGAATTCGTCCGCGACGTTTGTTTTCCGTTCTCCAGATGGGAACCCGGTGCGGAGTCTTGCATCATTCCGTCTTTgcctgaaaatcattttttaaccaAATTTATTGGGGGTTCGATGAGAGTCGATCGTAATTTCTAATTGTTTATTTGACGAGAATCAGCAAAAACTGAAAttcatcagattctcaatCGTTCAGAGCCAAAACTGTCACTCCCACATTCgacaaaatttgacgaaacGATGATAAGAGTGATCGAAATTAAGGGCAGACTCACTCCACCCCGGTGCCGGAACGATGAGCCCGGTTATCATTTCTTCACTGATGACCGGTGGGTCGGTCGGTGGTGGGGGACAAACGAGGCTCTCGATGATGTCGTCGGTGACTCTCATAATGCCCGAGAGATCGGGAGGCTCGGTTCTGGACGATCTCATCATCATACAAAGTGCCAATTCCTCTTGCAACACGCTTTCGAGATACATCATGTCCAGATCGCTCACAATCGCTCCGTTAATCACCATTATTTCGTCGCTTTTGATGATACCTGAAAAACCGAGTGATTTTTAAGTTCCACCGGCAAAGTAAACGAGTCCCCGAAACCGAGGAAAATCGATTtcgagacagaaaaaaatgtctaaccAAAGGAATGGAGTTTAAAGaaagcatttttatttttagaataaaaattgcgaaaagtTGATCGAAAATAACGTTGATTAGAAAATATCGATTCGTATGGTGGAAAACCTTCGTTGTTCATTACTCGCGTTCGATCCTGCGTAACGCTTTCGACGTTATTGGAAGTGAcgtaagaaaaataataaacttcTGTTTTCGAGATGATTCCGTGTTATTGTGATTATTATATCGAGCCAACGCAAGCGAGAAACGCGAGATTCGAATCATCCCGAGCGTTCCGCCCTCCTGCATCCCCGGGGGAGTTTTCTTCCCTCGCAGAATTAATACATGTACGTATCGCTAAAGCCGCAGCGCACCTTCATACGGATTCAAGCTGCGCGGATATATTTACGTGGGTAAACGCGTCAAGAACGGTTCACCAGAGCGCGATCGTCGAGTGCTTTACGAGGACTTTGCTCGCGAGCAACGAGCGGTGAGCGACGGAAAATCGATGAATAACCAATAGCCGCGGGAGCCACAAAATAAACCTATAGACCTTCCACTCCCGGctaaatttcaacaattttttcctctattttACCTCTCGGTTTTCGGTACCAATTAAACGGTGCTAAATCATCATTGATTTATTGACCGTGACCCTTCACCTTCAATGTAACGAGCTGTATCGAACCCTTGCAGGCCAAATCCTTCGACCATGAAATCTCCCTGACGatatttatcgattttcaagttttttgccGTTTCAAACGCTGCGGAGTCCGGGGGCTCGAGGCTCGTttgaaaagcatttttttctcatgagtttttcaaaacgtatcacaataaatatgaattttttgaatgtgaaaaaaggattttcgCCATTTATCCCCGGGGCTCTTTGAACTCGGAAAAATTGAATCGTTGTTCCTGCATTTGTTTAAGCTTTAGAAAACAAAGGCGTCGAATTTTTGAACGATCATCCCTCGCCGGGATCTAGCGAGATGGtattcaatcaattttctGTCTATTAACGAGCGAAAGAATGTTTCAAgtaattcgatttttcaatctccATCCTTACAAtaacgagaggaaaaagtatttttggacttttttcacaaaattttccattaacaaaatagtatattacaccacaagggcagaaagtttgatattcctgcactgcgcgtcaaacttctgcccgtgtggtgtatactatttttcttcatagccggtcgaaattacgtttcttccgaaatcATTGACAGCCCCGTCGTCTGCTGGTACGCATCTATCGAtagaagatgttttgatgcctgccccgacatttgctgcacgagcgaagcgagtgctgctGGTCGGGGGAGGGCaggcataaaaaaaacaagatattagcaaagataattaatatgaatatttgcattcttatgaacctgaaaatagatcattattccgaacgactatattcattttatcagcctggtcactttatttttggctttcacattgattttatctggaaggataaatgtatgttattcgttcggatttgtactgttttgataacagtgcttggaaataatatggcatttccataacatatttccgaatgaataacataagcttattcgtacggtttgcggatgactagacacaacctttcaaaaaacacgtaagCAATATCGGTTCAAACGTGAAACGTcaaaagtaacaaaaataattacgtcaaaCATTTCGGAAtgtagaaaaaagtttttgctcccgccgagacaaatgaagcgcgtgcagttttgacagcgCAGAAATGTTATCTTTCGACTGAGGtgtgcagaaaaaaatttttgcgcCCGCTGTCACAGCGAGCGTGtttttatgaagaaaaattcattggtgCAATACAACGAGAGACGGAgaaagtaacaaaaaaacagACGCCTTCGTAAGCATTTTGATTCGATGGGACAGCAAAGTGATTTTCAGCCTGTTTTCACATGCCGAATCATTTCGAAAGTCGATTTTCAAGGTAGAATAAAGTGGACTGAAGAGGACGAAAACGGTATTTACCGTTGTGCATGGCGACGCTTTTGTCCTCGACTCTGCTGACATAGCAGCACAGTTCGTCCTGTCTGTCCGCATTTTCGATGAGTTCAGCCTCGACGGAGAAGCCCCACATTTGATCAAGGGTCGTGCGTTGTAATTTAACTTGATAAAGTATTTTAGCGCAtacttcaacgatttcgtgaGTGTGAAGCTGCGAATTGAAATGGTTGAGCTAATTTACAAGCGAGAAATATAAACTTtctccaaaaaatattgagctTCGGATAAAGTTTGGACGACCCTTAAACCTCCTCAGAtggatgaatattttttgaaatatcacAAAATTAAGAATAACGTGGCTAAGCGGTGGGAGAAATATTGACTCACGTAAGTATCGATCCCGTCGGTTCTGTGTGGCACGAAATAATTGTGATCTTCCATGTCCCTCCGTTTTTTAACTCTAACGAAATGTTCCATCGGATTGAGACCTTTTCTGCTGCAGGCACTCGCCAGGAATTCCTCGACGGTCATCGCATCCCGAAGAAACACGGAGACGAGCTGTCAAATCGAAAGCGTTCAGTTATCGAGCAGCCATAAAAGCGCACGAAAGAGCAGATCAAATCGATTTTAGAACGAGCCACTTTTTCCAACTCGATTTTTATCACCTTCCGCGGGGCTCAAACTTCCCTCACGAAAACTTTGCTCGCATTTCCGAGAGAACTTCGTCGCTTTCAACCCGAATTTCACACCTGACGAGTGTGCCAGCTCTCATCGTCGTATCGCTGGAGAAACGTCCCGGGGGGGAAATAGGGCTGTGAGACAAGTTACCGAGGAGCTTCTCGAGCCACCAGCAATAAATTTCGAACATCAATTAATACTCGTGTAATTCGATCGAACTTAATTAACACCGagattctctctccctctcttgctCGTTGTTCCTCCACCAATTACTGTTGTGTACACAGGGGCCGCGTATTATTTGGAACACGAGTCTCGATAATTGCACGTGCGTAACAGCATCGAAACTCGATCCGTTGAGCGCGCCATTCATCATCAATCCCCTGACACGTATGTGCCACAAGTTGATTGTTTTTTACCTACTGGTGCGTTAAATTATTTGTCTGGTGATTGAAATCAAAGGGAATTTGTGTTTGAAAAGTTGATTGAATATTGGGCGAAGTGGTGAGCGGCGTTAGGAagctcattttttcgaaaccctcgtttgaaataaaatcCTTAGAAAAGTTTGATTACTTGAGAAGTTTAAAGTCGATCAAAGGGATGAAAACCGTTGGAGGAAAAGTCTCGGGGAACCTTGGCGACTGGACATTTTATCCGCTCCGAGTATTCATTGTTCACTGATCGAATAAAATGTTACCTGATTTTCCGGGACGGAAACCTTGACCGACTTTTCTTCGTCCCTGGAGGATATTTGCAGCGATCTGCGGCTCGAAGCGCTGTTCGATCTCGACAAAAGTGGGGGCCTCCTCTTAGTGGCGCCACGGCCAGCCAATAAATTGTTGAGTAACGAGGGGCTCCGGGCACAAATGAATGCGTGGAAAGAAGAGACGGTAAATACTCCGAGTTTGTAGAGCGTTTGTTTGGTTGCGCGTGACACGTGGGTCAGGAGGCTCTGCGACATTAACGACTTGGTTAATTAATCAAGTTTTCAAACTTCTCTATTAAATAATCTGGCGCTTTCGAATATTCGTATAAGCTCGGTTCACCTTTGGATTGGGCAGTTCGCCACTTTGCAAGCTCGCCATGTAGCACCGCAAGCGGAATTGTTCGCAGTGCAATCTCTCCAAATTCTCCTCCCACAGAACGATCTGGTTGTTTATTTGCTGTTTTATCTCGATGTCCGAAACGACAGATTGCTGAAGATCGGCCATGTGCTTCAGCTTGTGATCCtacaaattcataaaaaattatcgattcCCGAACGTCTTCCTCGTTGCTCTCCCCCCGTTTCATTCGACCAACGAAATCGATTATGCTCTCGGAATAAATTCACTCACCGAATCTATCGCCTTGTCCAATCGGCCGATCTCTTCCTGAAGAAGATGAAGAGTCCCGGTTTTACCACGATGACGAGCGAATGCAGCCGCACACGCCGAGTGTATACTGTTCACCCAATTCTCCAATTCCACTTGACACGGCGCCTATTAATTCGAGCGAATATTCCCATATAAGTATAAACCAATCGCAGGCTATTCATTCCACCAAGCTTTTCtgctctttcatttttttccgagctgcaattcgattattttgttttctacgttttttttttttttttcttcatttttccaacCCTCTGTTCAGCCGcgcagaattttattttagtcTGAAAGGTAATCGAGCCTGGAGTATCAGCGATCGGGCTCGAGCGAGCCGAAAAATGTGCTGGAAGCCTTTCGAGTAGTTTCGTTCTGTCAGAATAGTCGAACGACGAGCAGCAATTCACTTTTCACGTttatttaatcaaattttattgaaaacatCGCTAGTTTTGATAGTTCCAATTCGATCAAAAGATtcgtttaataaaaataattgattcgattgaatttcgagataaaaataaatcccgAAGGAATTAAAACGGAAAAACTTGACGATGCAATCTCGGGGTCGAAAAACCGATCATGAGCCTCAGTGATCGGCGAGAAAAATTGATGGAGTGTCGAAacagagagtgaaaaaaatgtgatgatAATATACCTGGAAGAGATAAGCGTCACCGAACGCAGTGCTGAGACAGAATATGTAATCCCTCTTAGGATGCTCTGGTATGGGCTGCATAATAGCACCATCAACGATAATAAGATGCTTGGGTGCTGTTTCCACTGCTCTGCTCTCGTGAGAATCGCAAGGATAGAACAAAAGTGTCGTACCCTTGAGACAAACCCAATAACCCTTCCAGCCTCTTTTCTTCGCCAATTCAATCTGGTGCTTCTTGCgcaacagccattttttaaCGCTGAGAAATCTGTCAATCAAACAAACGCAAAAGCTTGATCTTCGGCTCGTTGGCtttcgaatggaaataaaatgtcATCGAAGCTTTCGGATTTTCGAGAggcttttcttttctcgcaattttttcaatcctttTCGAAACGGTCGTCCAATAAGTTACCACGATTTCAAAGTTCTCCGAGCCCGCTCTCTCGTTATttggacgttttttttttttttttttttttttccagttttataACTTACCCAGCTTTGCGAACAGCGCCAGTACAATTGAACGATGCTGCAGCGGTTCCCGTCTGTTTTCCACTGTACGGTGAGTTCATGACACTTTcgccgtcgtcgtcatcgCTCACGGCGGTCGTCAACGACATTCTGTCGTCGTCGGACATCTGGAAAAGCAAAGATGATTCGGGTTGAATGAATATTTGGCTATGATCGGTTGGTGAGCGTTTCGACGATCGGAAGCGATCCTCCGTGAGCGTGGAAATTCAGTGAGTGCCGAGTTTATCACTCGAAACGATCTCGAGAATATTGGCTTCGTTCAAAACATTGTCCCCGACAGGAAAACAACGAATGGCGAAGAACAAGAAAAACTTCGGGCTCGCTAATGACTTTTGTATTTTAATTGGGGATTCGTTTAGCTCGACCAACTTTTCTACTCTTTCTGTCAGTGCAGCTTCCGTCGTAACGGACAACGCAAAAATCGCAAGGGAGTTGTTGGCCATTTTTGTATTCGCTTCGCTCTTCATTTACCCGGGAGCAGgaagaggatgaaaaaaactgCGAACTTTCGACTCTCGCTAATGACTTTAGTACGTTGATCGAGGACCGGATTCTGCGTCAGGGACTTGGCGCTCTACTTTGAAATTTGCATCGCGACGCCGTTACAGATTATCACGAGATCGGGGAAACctcagtttttccaaattccataattttgagattaaaattaatgaaaaaaaaaaaaaaaaaaaaaaaaaagcaattacAAGATTTTTCATCGCATTGAAAACTTACGACTCTCTTGAGAAAGTCCGCATTGCAATCGTCCGCGGTAAGGTGCGGATGGTAATGACAATAACAGCTCTCTTTAAGcagcttcatatttttcttcgtcgagCCGTTGAGCTTGAACATTATTCCCTTCCTCGCGTGGCTCAGACCGTCGATGTAACGTTGCGCCCAGGTATTCAACGCTccatttatgattttcaataatttgcaATAATAGCCCTCCCCGTAGCCCTGATTAACCTTTTCCTCGACGTTTTTGCAATTGAACCAATACAATTTCTTTGTTTCGTTTATACATATGACACTGATCTCGTGTCGTTTGCACAAACAATAATACTTTTTGCACTGTTTCTTGTGAAGTGTCTCGAGGTCTGTGTAACCGCCACTGCCACTTGGATTATCATCGAACAGTTCGTTATAATTGGAGGCATAACCGAACGACGGCCATCCTTTATCTACCATCATTCGTCTATCTTGATCCACGCTACGccgaatttttatcgattcttgTCGAATCAATAATCAATAATCATCCACGATTGCTTCATTTTATTACGGAGAATTTCGTCTTGTCCATTCGAATCACGTTTCCCTAAAACGTTTACTTCGTTTCTCCCTGGCTTTagaagattttcatttttttctgagctttccatctttttttttttattattgcgaAAGGTTAAATCTGCGATTAACTAAGCAATTTTCAATCGGTTTTTATAATCACTTTTTTGACTTTATTTGTTTCAATGAATGCTCAAATTCCCCAGCACTCACGCGGCGAACTgtatcgaaaatatttttgcatcCCCTCCCGTCGCATTTTCACATTCACATAAATTTATTCGTTATCGTTAAAGCGCTACAcactttattcatttattcgtAGACGTTAAAAAGTAACGAgagtatttttttccccttaaatacgtatattttgtttatttgttaAAATGATTATTGTGACTCGAAATAACGCTCGAGAAAAGTCCCTTCATTATCGTTAAAGCGCGTATTTTTCTCTGACCTCGTTTTTCCCTTTAACTCgagcacatttttttgtttccccaACTCCGTTGTCGAagtttttcaccatttttgttgttgtttcttttcccatatatatatatatatatatatatatactctcGATTCTCAAGACATTTTGTGTATACATAGAAATATTTGTTTAAATACTCGTCGAAACGGACCAtctatataaaaataaatgatttatctctattttttttaaattcttcttCTTATTCGTTATATATATTCGTCGATTATTTCTCCGAACGATTTACATTTGGACAGTTATTATTCTaaaataattcattcactTGGTACAGACTCGTATAAGCGCAGGGCGAAAGTTGCATCAgcatttcgtgtttttttttttcgaaatattcgaaaagcCTAGTTTCTCCTTGTATATTATCCGGCCTCATCGGAGCGAAAGGTCGTATTTT of Venturia canescens isolate UGA chromosome 6, ASM1945775v1, whole genome shotgun sequence contains these proteins:
- the sif gene encoding protein still life, isoform SIF type 1 isoform X11 encodes the protein MGNKLSCSCAPLSKRGYRDEDSPWQAGARPAIGVPRGEAGHLLRLWAEVFHVSASGAGTVKWQQVSEDLVPVNIRCLQDTPELVFHITAYNSQVDKILDVRLVQPGTRIGQASECFIYWKDTMTNDTWGLNFTSPIDAKQFKECCIPSTKTPRKAASLYSFKAEQGNKQKVKPRIKPLSTPASPSRTKAAPQCTCMRLEQLSTLRNQDPKMRCSSTLPRTMTRSSDMETTPNRDKITAATSSASLYDNVNNANDTPGKTLKSSDSCKYKDKQQQNETCQTTPKTANAATGTANVGSQIDSPEEKGTTISPKRGVKHQDSGTQQNGSGGERETLKSEGTQAGGTLQNKSMRKEQLHHTKSADYTELEMQNGNIFNIVNNNHNGRKSKSKSTDDMRIENAQNGCISLDPITLKKMLKPIPSIDSSVTSPEMTMKRHHTINYYHPNNNNQKYMPSEAENENYVDHHRRPYNNKCQVSRSVHELGRPYTGGRGRLYLDLERNRCTGDISPPSDNVIFDNQCYATTPSSSNGNSDMEQPNHCNSRRCNNQGGGGGCGGGGGGGQTYQQQNMQSVSTPGSPTSRLLLEYEMHLRNTLAKGMDAESYSLHTFEALLTQSMENLEFAENLPMNAQRTPHVTRRRLNNNKSSTLPLSYRYCNERPTNRDRDGYYSDRNEIIRESRERDAERERGYLSDYNSRCQSCIGESARAQWFRHSDGWRSGSSTLGSGASNSANPNYGGHKRESPWDSLPSLRHEGSLNDSGYKSNRTDSFEQRGTFDRQDSVRSDYMSDREGRYGIVQQASLESTDSRLCYLTSSEMSDDDRMSLTTAVSDDDDGESVMNSPYSGKQTGTAAASFNCTGAVRKAGFLSVKKWLLRKKHQIELAKKRGWKGYWVCLKGTTLLFYPCDSHESRAVETAPKHLIIVDGAIMQPIPEHPKRDYIFCLSTAFGDAYLFQAPCQVELENWVNSIHSACAAAFARHRGKTGTLHLLQEEIGRLDKAIDSDHKLKHMADLQQSVVSDIEIKQQINNQIVLWEENLERLHCEQFRLRCYMASLQSGELPNPKSLLTHVSRATKQTLYKLGVFTVSSFHAFICARSPSLLNNLLAGRGATKRRPPLLSRSNSASSRRSLQISSRDEEKSVKVSVPENQLVSVFLRDAMTVEEFLASACSRKGLNPMEHFVRVKKRRDMEDHNYFVPHRTDGIDTYLHTHEIVEVCAKILYQVKLQRTTLDQMWGFSVEAELIENADRQDELCCYVSRVEDKSVAMHNGIIKSDEIMVINGAIVSDLDMMYLESVLQEELALCMMMRSSRTEPPDLSGIMRVTDDIIESLVCPPPPTDPPVISEEMITGLIVPAPGWSKDGMMQDSAPGSHLENGKQTSRTNSFEIENLLKTAEQVTGICRSPGETRKSSPTGSVVSSHSQVLTPSRQLSDAEKLKKVISELIETERTYVKNLNNLLENYLEPLKRETFLSNAEINALFGNIQEIITFQRQFLHSLDNIMEAAVDFEEYDVPSQFQNVLFAIGSAFLHYVNHFKLYSSFCASHSKAQKVLHPNEGNQALQEFLQARNPRQQHSSTLESYLIKPIQRILKYPLLLQQLKNLTDERSEEHQHLIEALKGMEKVAEHINEMQRIHEEYGAIFDHLFRQHQKSCKQPIDLSPGDLLYYGGVEWLNISDFLGKIKKGLELHAMCFVFKSAVVFLCKERLRQKKKLMGVSTKTNSSEVEIIRYQVLIPVTEVQVRASCAKDMDSHFLWELIHLRSQLQRRSEKVYVLSNSTTEFRNAFLKTIRQIIRESVRNMSIPSTKPNISQPPMTLSRISTGHVEKMDKPPICPSQGQNGNGQSQTGAVSKKAGKQQLLSNMLNTKRKYSHSKPSIDHESSEDKETEEPQPSQQHQPTFRSRSKTISDTSGEVKVEMDSGTKSEGEEDSQAFLGEKKTSLGRTPNHLTLSTTSTISAGSTGSQARLIQSSHHPENYQPIAVKELGSPIWKPRELPSLGEATTLPRKGKSAGEFADMSSAHSASRKSLIEINNCAQQSNFNNHV